The following coding sequences are from one Epinephelus fuscoguttatus linkage group LG5, E.fuscoguttatus.final_Chr_v1 window:
- the nars2 gene encoding probable asparagine--tRNA ligase, mitochondrial yields the protein MFQAAAKTLSVTTATSVTRGLLLSIRHYCERTPVKLRVSEAFSGAELGAKIKVQGWVHSVRQQKANLFLHVNDGSSLQSLQIVASSELNDRLLTFGSAVEVTGVLRKSPHQKQPVELEADQIHVVGKCNPVDFPFKIKERHSLEYIRQFPHLRCRTNNFSSLLRIRSEATTAIHSYFKENGFVQIHTPVITSNDCEGAGELFQVEPSGPKNDEDENFFSVPAFLTVSGQLHLEVMSGAFSRVYTFGPTFRAENSQSRRHLAEFYMVEAEVSFTQSLEDLTKVMEDVFRSATEHVLAHCAKDVDLFHKHVTPGHRDTVEAMLKKSFPVITYSEAIDILKRSSQKFAFPTDWGCDLQTEHEKYLVKHCGNIPVFVTDYPYDLKPFYARDNQDHPKHTAAAVDLLVPGVGELCGGSLREERLDLLSARLEEAGLKDTYSWYLDLRRFGSVPHGGFGLGFERYLQCILGVDNIKDVIPFPRVSHSCLL from the exons ATGTTTCAGGCTGCagctaaaacgctttctgtaACAACAGCCACCTCAGTGACTCGGGGATTGTTGTTAAGTATTCGACATTAttgtgagaggacaccagtgaAGCTGAGAGTGTCCGAGGCGTTTTCAGGTGCTGAATTGGGAGCAAAAATCAAAGTACAG GGATGGGTTCACTCTGTTAGACAACAGAAGGCAAATCTCTTTCTCCACGTGAATGATGGAAGCTCTCTGCAGTCACTGCAGATCGTCGCCAGCTCCGAGCTAAATGATCG GTTGCTCACATTTGGTAGTGCTGTTGAAGTCACAGGTGTTCTTAGGAAAAGTCCACACCAAAAACAGCCTGTTGAACTGGAAGCAGACCAAATCCATGTCGTTGGCAAGTGTAACCCTGTG GATTTCCCCTTCAAAATCAAAGAGAGGCACAGCCTTGAGTATATTCGGCAGTTTCCTCATCTCAGGTGTAGGACAAACAACTTTAGCTCCCTGTTGAGAATACGAAGTGAGGCCACTACAGCTATTCACTCATATTTCAAG GAAAATGGCTTTGTGCAGATTCACACTCCAGTCATCACCTCAAATGACTGTGAAGGGGCAGGGGAGCTCTTTCAGGTCGAG CCATCAGGCCCAAAGAATGATGAAGATGAGAACTTTTTCTCTGTCCCAGCCTTCCTGACTGTGTCTGGTCAGCTTCATCTGGAAGTGATGTCGGG GGCTTTTTCTAGAGTCTACACATTTGGGCCAACTTTCCGAGCAGAGAACTCCCAAAGCAGACGCCACCTGGCTGAGTTTTACATGGTGGAGGCCGAGGTGTCCTTCACACAGTCCTTAGAGGATCTCACCAAG GTCATGGAGGACGTGTTCAGATCTGCCACGGAGCATGTCTTGGCTCACTGTGCGAAGGATGTGGATTTGTTTCACAAGCATGTGACTCCTGGGCACAGG GACACTGTAGAGGCTATGCTGAAGAAGAGCTTCCCTGT GATTACCTACAGTGAGGCTATCGACATTCTCAAACGCAGCTCTCAGAAATTTGCCTTCCCAACAGAC TGGGGTTGTGACCTTCAGACAGAACATGAGAAGTACCTGGTGAAACATTGCGGCAACATTCCAGTCTTTGTCACTGATTATCCTTATGATCTCAAGCCTTTTTATGCAAGAGACAACCAGGATCATCCCAAGCATACA GCAGCTGCAGTGGACCTTCTTGTGCCAGGAGTTGGAGAGCTCTGTGGGGGCTcactgagagaggagaggctggATCTGCTGAGTGCTCGGCTAGAAGA GGCTGGATTAAAAGACACCTACAGCTG gTATCTGGATTTGAGGCGTTTTGGCTCCGTCCCTCATGGTGGCTTTGGACTGGGATTTGAGCGATATTTGCAATGCATTCTCGGCGTGGACAACATTAAAGATGTGATTCCTTTCCCTAGAGTTTCCCATTCTTGTCTTTTATAA